The DNA region CAAGTTGAAGGATCCGACGAAGTTGTAACTTGCGAAGGAATGGGCAAAAGGAACCAAGTTGACAGAAAATGCACGCAAACCTATGTAATTGCTGAAAAGAACCCTTTACattaatctaatatataatcttaatttatCACTTATGCATAACTATATATCTGTAAACTAATTGTAAAGTAGATTTGCCTACCTTAGAAGCACACAAATATTCCAATTGCTTCCATCGCACTCCATTGTTATCCTCACAGTCTATTGGATTAGTTTTGTATACACATTGATACTTTAATCATGATCTTCCTATGTAGACTATAGTAAACAATCACTATCAGGCCATTAttctacacaaaaaaaaaatactatgcATAACATGAGATCAATTTATAATCCTTAAAGGATAaaacataaaccataaaccatatcCAAGCCAATAAATCTTGAATTGTCAATAAACCTAAAGTCTAAAATTTAGTTGGAAGAGAAGACTTAAAGACAGTCCAATAAAAGAGACACACGCCCCATAAGACTGGGCCAGTGTGAGAAATAAAGCCAAGTGTAAGGAACACAAAGAACCAAACACACTTTACTCTTTCCCCATGTCTCTCTCTTTCAAATGACGTAAAGCAAAGCACAGACTTTGCTTCCCCAGAAGAATTACCAATCCAAGAAACGCTAATGATTCCTCCAATCCATTAAACAATTCATCTCCCTAAACCCCATTCTCTCCTTGATTCTCTCTGACTGCACCTGCTTATAccatatatactattttatatggtaagaagaagaagaggagaagaaaaacagagcaaaCCTGGGAAAGTCAGGGGAGAATCTGCTGGAGGGTTTGTTGGATTGCATCTATGACATCTCTGCAGCTCTGGCTTTCTCTAGGATGACTGATTCAGCTTACAGAGTAGACACCACCTCCAGGCTCGCCCAATGGCGTATCCACAACCTCTCTTCTTCCACTTACCGCAAGTCCGATCCTTTCAAGATGGGTCTTTGGAACTggtactctctctctcctttcttTTATTTCACCTGACCAATAAATGATCcgacatgatgatgatgatgaatggaAAAAAAGTGGACACACCTTTTTTTGTAGTAGTTGATGATAATAATCAAATTGATATTGACACTAATGGTGGGTTTGTTGATTTAAAGGCATTTGTCTGTAGAGAAAAGCAAGATGCTATTAAATGTTAAGTTGTATCCAGAAGTATCCAACCTTCCCAGAGAAAACCCACCTGTTGCTTCCTTTGTTCTTCGTGTTGTCTCTTCTTCTGGTGAGAGGAAAGCTTTTTCTCATCCAGGTAAGAGACAAGAACATCTTGCTTTGTTTCTGTTACAATCACAAAATAAtcagaataaaaaaaagtacTGTTTACTCGAATGCAGAAGTAATAGATAAGAAGATCAAGACTAACGAAGATTTCCTCTGGACCATTGAAGTTCCCTTAACTGGAAAAATCATCATCGACGTCGAGTTTCTTGACCTCAAAGTTCTGTCTCAAGATGTAAGTTTGTGTCTCTCATCACTTTTTACTTACAAATTTGACAGAAcctttgtttctttcttcttgaaATTGATATTTACCTGATGACTTGGCAGAGTGGAGAGTTCTACTCGATTTGGGCAGACGGTTCAACGCAGAACCAATCAGAAGTTACAGCGGTGACATCCCTAGGACGTATGTTGACAGAAAGCATCTACACAGACGTAACGATCAATGCCTCTGGTGGAAGCATCGGAGCACACCGAGCTGTTCTAGCAGCCCGTTCAACTGTTTTCCGCAGCATGTTTCTACATGACCTGAAAGAGAAAGAACTGTCAGCCGTAAACATACCGGACATGCCTCTCGATGCTTGCCGAGCGTTCCTCGGTTACATCTACGGAAACATCCAGAGCGAAGAGTTTCTAACGCACAGGTTGGCGCTTCTCCAAGCAGCTGATAAGTATGACATTGCTGATCTGAAAGACGCGTGCCACCTGAGTCTTGTGGAGGATATAGACGCGAAGAATGTGCTTGAGAGGCTGCAGAACGCTTATCTCTACCAGTTGCCTGAACTGAAGGCAAGCTGCATGAGGTATCTTGTGAAGTTTGGGAAGATATTTGAGATCCGCGAGGAGTTCAATATATTCATGCAGTGCGCAGACAGAGATTTGATATCTGAAGTCTTCCACGAAGTCCTCAGTACATGGAAAGGGTTTTAGAATGTGGTATTTGTTATTACAAGAACATTTATTTATGGACTCTGTTTGCTTTTTGGGTGCAGAAGGATTTGTTGGTCTTTTATGTACAGATTACAAAGTATGGGATTGGATTGTTGGTGGTGGGGGGTTTTAACTCAAAACCTCCAACAAATATTTGTCCTtgcaaaaaggttaaaaaaacAGCAACAATGTAAATTCATGATTTGATTGAATGCAAAACTTCAAGTTTGAATCGTTGACCTATAAAAACTACTACtgtatattacttttttttttatcagatttGAAATCATGTTGCAGCTTGATTCTGAGTAGGAATTGTAGGAGATATGAGGCAAAGAGATACTATTAATATGAAAGGCTTATTCTAAACTTAGGCCAAGTTAAAGAGCTAATAAGCAAATCCTTGACCTACTAACTATCTGTTATAAGTTTTATGCCCTTTTctagtaaattttttaaatcatgTTGCAGCAATTACTACAAGTTGGTTCATGATTCTGAGTAGCAAGTGCAGGGGATATGATACTACTAGTATAGTATTTGATGAAAGGCTTATTCTAAAAATAGGCCAAGCTAAAGCAAatctctcatatatatatacggtAGGAACATTTCATCATAGGAGCAAATCTACAGGAATTAATCCTCAGTTAATTTCACAGAACCAAGCAAATTCATGGAGTTTATCTGTCAATCAAGTCCTATATAAGTGATCCTAGATGTAGTAGTAGTGGTCGGCAAAATCAGAGACATATCAaagagtaaacaaaaaaaacttcctCCTATGAGATGTcaaaattttacattatatGCGTAGATTAACAGTAGTTTCAGAGGGGGtcttcaaaattaaaattgaaatggatgaagaaagaaagaaagcacGTGAGAATCAGACCAAGAAAATAATCGACACGCAAAACGAGTTCGAGCAGCAAAGACTTACATTATTGATAACTATCACCAGAATCGgccttcttcctcttccaatTCGAATCTGTGAGGGAATCTCCCTTGTTCGTTCCATAAAAGATGCGGCCAAAGAATAAAATAATCGACACGCAAAACAGTTCAAGTATTCCATAGAAGGCTTTAACCAAAAATTTTCGAAATTTCATAACGTCATTCGCTACTAATGGGCCTCTTGGCTCAATAACAAGATTCATGGGcttagtttttttatataatattcaaaCTTGGCGACTTCATATAGTTGTTTATCTCTGATTTGTTTCTTATGTGAACAGAGTCGTTACATTCCTTCTTTTGCTGTTTGCTTATGTCTGATTTTGTTTATATAGGTTTTTGAAGTTTAACAAGTCGATATGCCAGAGGCTACTGAGTCTTCAACTGAACCTAAGGCTTAATCAAGCCCATTAAAGACAGACTCATGAGATGTCTGATGGCAAGGTTCAGTTCAGAGGAAAAATATCCGTCCCACCTTACCGCTAATCTGGTTAGATATGGTTTTGATATGAAAATTTTGCATTAAGAAACCatattatcatataaaacttTGTTGTACTTATTTCCGCTTTTTAATTTctgttgtttatttttctttcttcatctcttttccCTTTGTAATAAGTTGTTCAACAACATCAGTGTATCTCTTTTCAGTACTTGTGCTCTCTAATTCCCAAAGCTTCATTTCACTTCTCAGCATGATTGGCGTTGAGTTTCGAGGACTGCTCAGCGACATTATGTGTTGTTTATGTGTTATTGTTGCTCCTATCCTATGGTGTATATCTCATTGCTCTGTTTTGCTATGGTAGCAGCAGATGTTTTAGCCAGTTTGGCTTTGTTATTGCCTAATGTAAAAATCTCTCCAGCTATGGAGgctaatgatttataaaattgttgtttgatcaaaaaaaaaaattctgttgtttattttctttcttcctctgtttcccCTTTGTAATAAGTTGTTCAACAACATCAGTGTATCTCTTTTCAGAAAAATGGTAAGcgtaacattttaccaaaaaaacagtTAGTTGTACTTGTCATCAATCTACAACAACAATATTATTGTTAAAAGTTCTCTAAGAAAATATTGTATTCATCTTGCATGCTGCAGCACAATACACTAGTGAAAGTACTAGTCTCAGAGAGAATCAATACATAAACATTTGTACCCTTTTAACACTAGACTCTGcccttttttatttaaaaagaagaaacacaGTTCACTGGACTGTTAACAATTCTGTGTACTCTTTAACCTTTAGTGTCAAAAAGTACAAGTGTTTATAGCTTCCTATAGATGATGTCATGAAACTAAGAATTCGTATCAGGAATGAACTTTGTGTATGTATATAGCAGCTTGTAGATAGCTTTAAAAAAAGTTCACTTATAGATTCTAGCTTTTAGGTTTCTTCATTTGCAAGTAATACAACCAAATTCCTTATCACCTGCCTCATCTAGTAGTCACATGTCTCCTTCCTCATTCCTGAATCCTTTATTTTCATTACATCATCTCTAGGAAGCACATAGAAAAGTTCCCTGTGCTCTACATACATATCTATAGGAAGTTTATGATCTCACAAACAGACTGTTGCAAAGAAAGATAATCTTTATTAGGCATGTCTTGTCTTATATTATGCAAATCAATGatgacagaaacaaaaaaaaacacgattAAATCTTTAacatatcatataatataaaaccaacattTGAACTGTCCTTTTAATTATGAATCAGAGGTAGAAAAAACTCTCATATATTTCATCAAGGACATgagagttgtttttttttttttttttttgctaaaattggGGCAAAGGATATGAGAGTTTCACTGTGATCGATCAACATCACTTCAACGGTTGATTTGTCTTTACTAAACCAGTGGTCCGGTACACCTTTGATATCGATCTTTCTCATATGGTTGCTTTGCAGATCATAACAGAGAATTTGAAAGGGAGAAACCAAATCTGTCGGTATCAAGAAAACCTTGCCACTTCGACTTGTACCTCTGACAACGAATTCAACGTTTGTGACAAAATCTAGCTGACAAGGCTTCAAGACCAGTCTCTTACTCGACCATTTTTTGTTTGCGGCATCTTCCAATGCCCATAAATCAAGCATACCCTTGTCTCTAAGATTGGTCTGGTCAACAACAGTTGCTTTGCCACTATACTCTACAAGACACACATTCTTCATCTTTGGAGGAGGAGGCAGGTCCTCCGCAAGAGGTTACTTGGATCATCTTGAACTTATGGGATCTAATACGGAAACTCACAAGCATACACTCATCAGCAGCAGTCCAACCCAAGTAATATATAACCCCGTCGATACACACGCCTCCTCTGGCCGCAGTATGAGGAATAAAGTCCGAGGAGGAAGTGGATTCGCCTTTCCCCAGGAACCTTCTCCTCGTCTTCCAGGTTTGAGGACAAAGACCCNNNNNNNNNNNNNNNNNNNNNNNNNNNNNNNNNNNNNNNNNNNNNNNNNNNNNNNNNNNNNNNNNNNNNNNNNNNNNNNNNNNNNNNNNNNNNNNNNNNNatataattaattaattatatttaaatgtgaaataatattttttaacaaaatatttttattgtaaattttattttagaaatcaaattttcattttctggagataaaaattatttttattatattattaaatcaagTAATTGAactaattatatgttttttaaatttttttataaattataaatgcaaatgctcttccaaaagcttcatatgagagcatttgctagagagcatttggagagcattagcatttactaaatgcttttctaaatgcttttctaacaaatgttgattggataatatTAGAGCATAATGGTAATGATAATGCTTTATCAATCAAGGTCTAAGTATTCTAAAATTTCGgggaatgtgttttctacaaTATACTCATACGTCTACTAAAACTAGAAAGCGTATTCAGGATTTTTGTCAattttctaaacttttagaaggctTTTTCTACGAATAAAGTActtgatttttgcgaaaattaatgtaagtttcagttaaggaaatattctaaaaatctcctaaaaaatattctaacttcctaaaaatgtgttatttttgattttacttgtcaattttttttttaaatgattctcccttgtcttcttcattaatctatgatttttccataatttttcttttgatttatttttcacaaactcttgttctctatgatacatatatatacaacatgtggtgctttgaaattaggtgcaattttttgtaaagttttatttttatttttataaagtttataaatcttattttattaaaagttttattaaaaacatttttaaaagttttatttttattaaaaagctcaataaaattaaaaagattacaaaagttttaaatttttataaaaataaaactttgtaaaatattttcttataaagttagtttaatttttttatcaaattttttttgtaaagttttatttttatttttataaagtttaaaattttatttaattaaagttttattaaaaacgttttaaactttttataaaaaataaaactttgtaaaatgttttttaataagtttatttaacttttttattaaaaatttgcaaattatttttattttacaaagtttatttttattaaaagaaaattaaaagttttatttttccccctttttaaaatgtttttaattaatcttagttttattttattaagttttacaaaatttatttttattaaaaaaaattaaaagtttttatttttattttccattttaaacgttttgattattattattttaaattctactagtttaatgtgtttaattaaattaatcaagaattagttttgggattatgaaaagaaattatactaaaagggcaactttttttttttgcaacaaaCAAACTGATTAATAACTTCAAAAGAGTAGTTTCAGTACAACCGAACAGAGCAAGTGTTTAAAGCAGATTTCGCTAATGAGTCTGCTAAAACATTGTGCTCACGTCTAACAAAAGACACAAAGAAGAAATCGAAAGAGAGGGATAATAACTCGATATCTATGAGAACTCTGTAAAGCTCCACCGGATATGATTTCGAGTTTAAAGCTCGTGCGAGCTCGAGAGAGTCGGTTCTAAACCAGACTTTGAAGAGGGATGTGCGATTCGCTTCCATGACTAAAGGGGCAactaaatgatagttttatacTATAAGGACAATCATGttaaatttttgttccgttttggcaattttccccgTTTTTTTTTGCACACTAGAATTTATGAGTCATTACTCTTTCTTTTCAATTTTCCTCTGTTCAAAAACGCGTCCGAGTTAAGGTAAAATCGGCCGAGTCAACGCTACACGGTGGGTCAACGCTACACGGTGGGTCACCGTGGCGTGGAGGCAGTGATCGGTTGGCCCAGGCGGTGAGCCGAGCTTTAAACCGCGTCAACCGCGTAAACGTGAAAAGCGCCGTGTAACTATATAAAACGAGGTGACTCAATTTGCAGAAAAAATCCCAACTTTCATAGCTTTCATCTTTAGATCGTgaagaaaacttgattttgtaCAAAAGTGCAAAGAAAGACAAAATAAGATGACCTAAACTATTAGAAAAGGAGAAGCCGTCGTGATTGTTTCGTTGCAGAAATAAAAAACCCTCGTGGAGAAGGTGATGAGTGATTAGTGATTACTTAATTACCCTTTATTAACAATAAactggaaaaataaaaatagcataCTTGTCGGCATGCGAACCTGGGTTGGCAGAAGTAATTAGTCAAGCTTTAGCCACTGCCCCAACTTGTTTTTATCTGACTACGACTTAAAATGCcactttatatttatatatatggtatcatacgtataaaatatatataaaaatacaaaaattccTCCCCGCGTATTCCCCgatttttttctgcttttttcGATAAATCGCTAGGCCCATGTGTGCCGCACGCGTAACGCCTACCGAATTTAAGAACAGGGCAATTTTCCCAAAGAGAGAACAAATGCATAGTATTACATTTTGTATATGGTAATTGTCAAACAGACAACACTAAACATCGTTTTCAACACGGATTACACAGTCAGCAATCATATCcgatcataaaataatatgagCATAACTATATTTACGTATACGTTACCCGCTATATGACTAtcatttatttcttaaataaaacatGTTTCAGATGGTTGAAAAAAAGGAGGGTATATTTTAGGTTTATGCGATGCAATTCTACTAAGCATAGCCGGACCAAGTAGGGATGTTAATATGGGTAAACCAACCCGTTTAGACCCGCCCCATTTAACACCCACCCCATTTAGAACCCATATAAGTTTAGACCCATATAGGTTTAGACCTATTAGGGCTACCCATTTAGAACCCACGAAATTTACATGTACCCATTTAAACTCATTTAGACCCATTTAGATCAGAAATACAAATCGAGTTTTcctataaaaaaacataaatcgagttttcccgccaaaactgttaaatcgagttttctcgccaaaaccacaaaattaagttttcccgtcaaaatcgtaaaatcgagttttcccgccaaaatcgtaaaatcgagttttcccaccaaaaccacaaatcgagtttttccaccaaaaccgtaaaaccGATTTTTCCCGCtaaaaaccgtaaaatcgagttttcctatCAGAAATacaaatcgagttttcccgccaaaaccacaaaatagagttttcccgccaaaaacacAAATCGAGTTTTCGTATCAGAAACACTAATcgaattttcccgccaaaactgtaaaatcgagttttcccgccaaaac from Raphanus sativus cultivar WK10039 chromosome 8, ASM80110v3, whole genome shotgun sequence includes:
- the LOC108819046 gene encoding BTB/POZ domain-containing protein At1g55760; protein product: MTDSAYRVDTTSRLAQWRIHNLSSSTYRKSDPFKMGLWNWHLSVEKSKMLLNVKLYPEVSNLPRENPPVASFVLRVVSSSGERKAFSHPEVIDKKIKTNEDFLWTIEVPLTGKIIIDVEFLDLKVLSQDSGEFYSIWADGSTQNQSEVTAVTSLGRMLTESIYTDVTINASGGSIGAHRAVLAARSTVFRSMFLHDLKEKELSAVNIPDMPLDACRAFLGYIYGNIQSEEFLTHRLALLQAADKYDIADLKDACHLSLVEDIDAKNVLERLQNAYLYQLPELKASCMRYLVKFGKIFEIREEFNIFMQCADRDLISEVFHEVLSTWKGF